GCCAGCGAGGTTTTACATAATCTGCTAGACATGCTCTTAGAAGAGAAAGTGGGGCTTTTTTGCGAATAGAGAAAGTGGGGCTTTCTAAAGAAAAGTGGGTGAGCAAAAGAAAATACTAAAACGGGATTATTATTTTTATACCGTTGCGAGAGATTCTAATGTCATGACATATTTTTGGCGAAGAAAAAAAATCAATCAGCTGCCTGTCTTGCCGCTCGTGCTAAATTGGAGCAACCACTAACTACTAATCATCTTTTACTAGCAATGAACTTAATTGCCGACTTCAAAACCAGTAATCTCTCTCCAATTCGCCATTACGCATGCATATTGCGGGAAATCGGCAATTCATGCCAAATCCTTGCATACCGCATTCGCCTCCCTACTCCCCCTATTAATACGCACCGGCAGAAGACGCCATTAGCAAGCGATCAGCCGAGCTAGCCAGCAGTGATACGAAGAGTTTGGCGCGATGGCGGGTCGCGCTCTTTTGCTCGCTGTCGTCGTCCTGACAGCGCAGCTGTGCGGGTGCACGGCGTacgtcggcgacggcggcgggttTAGCGTGGAGTTCATCCACCGGGACTCTCCCAAGTCGCCGTTCCACGACCCGTCGCTGACCTCGTACGaccgcgtgctcgccgccgtgcggcGCTCCAGGGCGCGCTCGCGCTCGTACGCAGGCGGCGGCTCTCCTGGCGGCGCCGTGTCCGAGGTGGTGTCCGCTCCGTTCGAGTACCTGATGTACGTCAACGTGGGCACGCCGCGCACCCGGATGCTCGCCCTGGTCGACACCGGCAGCGACGTGGTGTGGTTCAAATGCAGCAACGGGACCGCCGGCCCTGCGCCGCTGAGCGCCGTCTTCGAcccgtcctcctcgtcgtcctacGGCCTCGTGGGCTGCCGGTCCGACTCGTGCCGCGCGATCTACGGCACCTCCTGCGGCGCCGACTCCTTCTGCCGGTACCGCTCCACGTACTCGGACGGGTCCACGACGGCCGGCATCCTCTCCACCGAGACATTCACCTTCGACGACGCTCCCGGCGGCTGCGTGGGATGCCGGGAACGCCCGCAGCTGCAGGTGCCCGGAGTCAGCTTCGGCTGCGCCACGAGCGTGACCGGCAAGGCGTTCCGCCTGACCGGCAACGTGGGCCTCGGCGCCGGGAGCGGCTCCCTGGTGAACCAGATCGGCGCCGCGACGTCGCTCGGGCGGAGGTTCTCGTACTGCCTCGCGCCCTTCTTCGTCGACGCGTCCTCCATCCTCAGTTTCGGCGCCCGCGCCGCCGTGACGGAGCCGGGCGCGGTGACCACGCCGCTGGTCCCGTCCGCGGTGGACGCCTTCTACACGATCCTGCTCGCGTCCGTCAAGGTCGGGAACTCGACCGTCGTGCCGCCGAGGCGGTCCCCCGTCATCGTCGACTCCGGCACGGTGCTGACGTACCTCGACAAGGGGCTGCTGGAGCAGGTCGTGGCGGAGGTCGCCCGGAGCATCAAGCTCCCGCGGAAGCAGTCGCCGGAGAAGCTGGTGGATCTGTGCTACGACGTGGCCGGTGAGTCGCCCGAGGCCTGGGCGAAGCTTCTCCCGGAGGTGACGCTGGGGTTTGGCGGCGGCGCCGCGATCACCCTGCCGGCGCGGAACGCGTTCGTGGAGGCGCGGAAGGGGACCGTGTGCCTGGCGATGTCGGCGGTGACGGATGA
The Triticum dicoccoides isolate Atlit2015 ecotype Zavitan chromosome 3A, WEW_v2.0, whole genome shotgun sequence genome window above contains:
- the LOC119271943 gene encoding aspartic proteinase CDR1-like; translated protein: MAGRALLLAVVVLTAQLCGCTAYVGDGGGFSVEFIHRDSPKSPFHDPSLTSYDRVLAAVRRSRARSRSYAGGGSPGGAVSEVVSAPFEYLMYVNVGTPRTRMLALVDTGSDVVWFKCSNGTAGPAPLSAVFDPSSSSSYGLVGCRSDSCRAIYGTSCGADSFCRYRSTYSDGSTTAGILSTETFTFDDAPGGCVGCRERPQLQVPGVSFGCATSVTGKAFRLTGNVGLGAGSGSLVNQIGAATSLGRRFSYCLAPFFVDASSILSFGARAAVTEPGAVTTPLVPSAVDAFYTILLASVKVGNSTVVPPRRSPVIVDSGTVLTYLDKGLLEQVVAEVARSIKLPRKQSPEKLVDLCYDVAGESPEAWAKLLPEVTLGFGGGAAITLPARNAFVEARKGTVCLAMSAVTDDGPAVATIGSIAQQGFHVGFDLDKRAITFAAADCASSYSAPPAAVSL